In Candidatus Methylacidiphilales bacterium, the sequence TTCATTTTAACGGTGCCCTCCACCCAGTCATCCAATGTGGAGCCGGTGATGAACGGCATGACAAAATAATGCAGCTCCCCCTCATGGCCGACGAAATAAACCGGCACAATGTTCGGATGCCGCAGTGCGGCGATATTTTGGGCCTCAAGGTCGAAGGCCTTTAATTTTTCGGGATCCTCGGCAAATTCCACCTTCAATACCTTGATGGCGACTTCCCGCGACAGGCTGGCTTCGAAGCCCTTGAAAACATGGCCCATCCCGCCCTCCGCAACATGTTCGATGATGGTGTAGTGGCCCAGTTGCGCATTGGGAACCAAATCCTCCAGTTTATTCGCCAAAATCATAGTTGATGCTCAAGCCGCCTGATCCTGTACCGGCATGTCTAACCTAGAATTTTTTAGGCCTTAGGCAACTTTCATTCTTCCATACTTCAGCCTACCCCCGATTCCCTTGCGCAGCGATGGTTTGCAGTGAAATCTATTCAAAAATAGGTTGGAGTTCTCCCAGTTTGCATTAAATTCGGCCCCCGATGCAACTTGAGATTCCACCCGGTGAATTTGACGGCTATATCTTTGACTGCGACGGCACCCTGGCCGATACAATGCCCGCCCATTATGTCGCATGGCAGCAAGCCCTGCGGGAATCCGGCGCCCCTTTTGAGTTTACCGAGGATCTGTTCTACAGCCTCGGAGGCGTCCCAACCCCCCGCATCGTTACGCTCTTGAACGATAAATATAAAACCAACCTCAATCCGGAAACGGTTTCCCGGCACAAGGAGGAACTCTTTATGCAAAATCTGCATCAGGTCACTCCCATTGAACCCGTGGTGTGCTTCGCCCGCACAATCAGCCAAACCCATCCCGTGGCCGTCGCCTCCGGCGGATTCAAGCGCGTGGTCAATCGCACGCTCGAACTCGTTGGATTGGGCGGTGTGTTTCCAATTATTGTGGCGGCCGAGGATGTCGAACACGGAAAACCCGCGCCCGACCTGTTCCTGCTCGCCGCCCGG encodes:
- a CDS encoding HAD family phosphatase, with translation MQLEIPPGEFDGYIFDCDGTLADTMPAHYVAWQQALRESGAPFEFTEDLFYSLGGVPTPRIVTLLNDKYKTNLNPETVSRHKEELFMQNLHQVTPIEPVVCFARTISQTHPVAVASGGFKRVVNRTLELVGLGGVFPIIVAAEDVEHGKPAPDLFLLAARLMRVAPEKCLVFEDGEAGLQAAAKAGMQTVFISSRR